ACAGAAAAGATAAAATGCATTAAACTAGCACTTTTACCTCGACAAGTAAAATAGATGGATAAAAGTCGTCATTGGGGTTTGTTATAACATCCTAAGTGTCACGCCTATCCTTGCTCCTGTCAGCCATTGTTTAGCTAGCTTTGGCAGGATGGTTTGAAAAAAGCAGACATTTTGTCACAAAGCACATTTTACCTATAATGCTAATCTCTGACCTGATTAATTACAGATTTAAACTTTAACAATATCAGCACTATCAAAATGAATAATGGCTTCCTTATTTGATCCTACCTTTTGTGCCTACTACATTATTTGATCTCCTATTGATCTCAGGGTAGTGTGCACAATTGTGAAGTTCAGAAAAATGACCCTTAAATGTAGATTATATGTGGAATCCATCTgctcaataaaatatttttattttaaatgaataattggTCCAAGGACACACTTTATACCTGGAAAATCAATGTTTTGGCTGTAACATGCAGGTTCAGGCAGTAAATGGTCACACAGTAAATGTAATACATGACTCATAGGTCATCCCTTCATTGTGAAAGTAATGCAATCATACCCGGTCTCCTCTGTGAGTGCTGTGACTGACAGGTTAATGTAAAACAATGACTGATGTCAGTTTCTGTTCAGGCGTGTGCTGCATAAGAGTTAGGTCCAAAGTCCAACCACCAGGTGGCAGTGTCACATAATAAAGGGAGGCAGCTGTTGAGACAAAACCGAATAAGCTTAATTTGACTTTAACAGTGAGCTTAGCATTATTCCATGTCTCCACACAAAGGCCAAACACTCCTATTTAAATTACACACCTGACGCGCATCTCTGTGCAGACTTGCATCAGTGCTGCCTTCAGGGCACAAACGTCCTACAGAGGATGAGGAGTAAATGTGCTGCAGATAATTGCAGACAAGCCCTGGACAAATACATGTGATTGGCGGCTGTGATCAgacctctgattggtcagtttaGGATCAGATGCTCTGAAGGGCCGCCTACATCCTCCCTGCTGCCCAATGGGCTAGGGAGGAAAATACAAGTAGGGTGGACGTTATTCTTCCCCCTCCACCCCAACCCGGCTTTCCGGTATAAAAGCGGAGTTCAGCGGTAGGCGGTTGGGGAAAATTGTACTTTCCTTCCCGGCGGGTGGTGCAGAGCTTAAAGAAAATCTTTTTATCCAATCAGCACGCCAAGAAGCTTTTTCCTCAGGTCACCTCGTCGTTCAGGTCAGTCTGCATCCGTTTTAATCAGGGCTTTGACGTGACTATACTTCCTCTTTTTAGTATCAGGAAGTCAAGGTCAtattggggtgtgtgtgtgtgtgtgtgtgtgtgtgtgtgtgtgtgtgtgtgtgtgtgtgtgtgtgtgtgtgtgtgtgtgtgtgtgtgtgtttcagtgcgGCAGAATTAGGATGATAAATCGCAATGATCAATATATAATGTGATACAAGTGAGGATCTGTGTAGCGGATAAGCTGAGAAACAGGGCGGCCTCTGTTTCATCGTATTTCCTGCTTAGCTGCActctagtttgtgtgtgtgtgtgtgtgtgtgtgtacgcgcgCACGCGCGTGTGTGGTTATGAATTGGCCGCCTTTGTATCCATGCTGACTGTACAGACCTGTGTTTCAGAGTGCATTAGGCCCTGGATCTGGCTTTGTGTTTGCTGCATCTGATCAATATATTTCCTGCATCCTTCCTCCTGCAGATCAGCCACCTATCTCAAACCCCAAGCAGCTCTGCCTTAATATCACCACCTGCCAGCTTTACTCTGTAACCAAGCCAACCTAAAGCCTTCAAAATGATGCAGATCAGCAGCGACTCCGCCAGCAACAAGCACTCTCTCATCAACGTCATGCACCGCTTCATAGCAGCTGCCAACAACATGGACGAGACCATCATGGTGCCAAGCCTGCTCCGAGACTTGCCGCTGGAGGAGCAGGCGCCCAGCGAGATGGAgcccaacaacaacaatcaggAGCCGCAGTGTCCCAACAAGCAGAGAGACATGTACGAGCACTACCTCCTCCTCAAGTCCATAAAGAATGACATGGAGTGGGGCATGCTGAAGAAGGAGATGAGCAGCGGTGCCAGCTTCCTGGAGATGGCGGTGAagcaggaagagcagcagccGGTCACTGGAGACCTGCTCCCAGCTGACAACGCAGACCTGGAGGATCAGTTTCACTATCACCTCAGAGGACTATTCGGAGTTCTGTCCAAGCTCACAATGCAAGCCGACAACCTCACCAACAGGTACAAGAGGGAAATCGGAGGCGGAAACTTCATGAGATAGAAGTCACTACTTTTTCTTTTCCACCCCCCAGACTGCTTAACTTGCACAATGGGATGTGTTGAGAAGGCCCCCATCTCTTCCTACTAGATCTCAATGGACAGTGAACTGACCAGGGCGACCACTTTGTGACTTCTCTCACTCCTGAGTAGCGACACTCCAACGTCCCCCACCAAAAAACGTACCTGAAACCAGTGACACCTGCACGTGTCCCTCTGCCTGAGGTCGACACTTTGTGCTTAGTGGAGGTTTATTGAATCTGAATCTGTTCCAAGTCCAGATGAAGCGCAGCTCTGATTTATGTAGACATTGTCCCTCcctcttatttttatttcatttttattttgtcttttcatttcaaGTATGATCACGAGTTTGTCACCAGATTGTGAATAAATGGTCTCTGACTGTAGGAGAAGTTGAATGCTGGTTATTCTgtccctccttttttttttaaaaaaaaaaaaaaattttaacgCTGAGCTGAAGGGCTCTTTACCTGCTGAGATTTTAATCTATCCAACTGTAACATGGCGTGCCTTGACTTTTGTATACCCTCATGCCCTGTTCAGTTACTGCCCATTGTCTGCTTGAATGGTTCATCAAGGTGTTCATGATGAAATGATTTCTTTGTTTGCCCTCggatatttcaatatttttttttttatttttattaaagcagtaaaactgaaataaataattggAAACATGATGTTTTGCTTCCTTTTGTTTGTCACTGCTAACAGGAAGGATGTTGAAGGTGTTGCTGCCCTCTCCTCTCGTAGCTCActtacaaaacaaatgttttttttcttgtcctcAGAGCTGTGCAAGAATGTGTTATGATGCATTTTGACAAGCCGTAACATGAAAACTACAACAGCCTCGCAGTTTCCTGTATGTAGGACGAGTTTAGCAGCTTTACTCAGTGTCGCTGTTAGAGGATTTAAAAGTGCTTTGCTGAGGATTTACCTAAAGGAGAAGACGTACGTAAAGAGGTGCTGCGAAAAGAGGTCATGGCTCTCGAGCTTAATTTGTTTAACACATTTCACATCACTGCTGTTTCATGCAAATGTAAAGTTATGCTGAAAGGCAAATCACCTGAAAGAATAGCTCGCAGCTTATTAACCCGTGTGGGTGCAGTGAAGCTAATATTTATGTGGCACTCTGTTTGCCTACAATGTAGATGCAATTTAGCACAAATAACTTAAGTTTTTAACAAATATAGGTATTGCAATTAAGTTGACTATTTGGACTTCCTAAGTGTCCTTGGCGGATAATTACAGAACAGTTTTTGCATAAATTACCTTGACAATCTGCTTATTTTTAAGAAATTAACTACATACACCTGTGCTCATATTGTTATGTTACAAAGTGTCAGGATACAACAAACTCAGCATGCaccttattttttgttttacttcccCTCTTAATTTTGTTGACCTTTACAGTCCTAATCAGCTCAAATGGTGGAAACAACAGCTGCAAGAGGGTCATAAAAGGTGTAAAGTGCATTGACCCATCAGAAATGATAAGACGTTATTTAGGTGAGACAATAAgcttgataaaaaaataaataaatggcacCCTGGTGGCACAGAGAGCACAGTCTTTTTCACCTCTGCAGGAGTTTGTGAAGATTTAGAGGCTATCGATCACACATATCTGCAGCCTTGTCACACCGAACATGATGCCAGTGGAGTATAAATGAAGCATTAAATTGATATATGTGTTGCTCAAACTGGTTGCCCCACAGCTGCCACATCTATCCATCACTGGGTGAAATGTTCCCCTTAGCAACAGCTCCACCAAGAACAGCCAATCCGGTtgcaaaggttttttttttttttttttccctctcaaaGGCACAGTGGTGATTAAGAGATTGTGGTGTGATGAAGGGCATCCAGGAGGCGAGTGGAGGGCAGACATGGTCAAACAAACTGGTGCTCCTCTGACCAGCAGCACAGAGCATGCCTGGGTTGGAGAGTTTGCATAAAAAGTGCTGCATGAGCCCTGTGGTGCGAGGCTGCAGCCCTCCTCTGTTCTTCCCCCCGCTCACAATAGGCCATACAAATGGCtacaaatcaaaatggctgtGCTGGTCAGTGAGTCTCAGCCCACTCAGATAACTGGGTCAACTAAGCTGGTGACAGCTGGCCAGACTGTGAATGTGAACAGAAACTGGGTTTTCTATTCTTTTGAACTGAAATTTGCAAAATACAACAATCAAATCTACAAATTTACTATTAAATCTATAACTGAGTCCCAACTTAAGACAAAGCTCAACATTTTTCCTGTAGAGTGGTGCAGAAACGAGTcataaaacctggaaatgagttagcatttcagCACTCTAAATCACTTCCAGTTCCCTTATATTGAGGTCAATGAGTTTTTTTGAATGGTTTTTTGGTTAGACaactgaaataaggtctgtagtTCACACAAGCTCAAGAGactatcatgtttttttctacaacataaaatacatctgtAAATACCCCCTTAAGGATTGTGTAGCTTTTAAGTGTCTTAAAAAGACAGTTGCTAACAAGGTCTTATCAGGCCAAACACGGCTCtacagcctcattgtggtgGTGACGTTTAAGTCATACCACTGTACTGCTTATATCCTAATGTTCACGTTTTACTTCTAGCGATTGCATTTTTActtcaaaaatcattaaaaacaaaaaatcatttGTGATGATTATCTCGCTAAACAAAACAattatcataaacttttgttggCCACAGGGcttatttttttgcaataatccaaaattcaaTGGAAAAATCCTATTGATATTTTAATGAAGAACCCAGGATGACGTTAACTTCTGTGTCGGCCCACAGAAAACACATCCTCCCTGCAACACTATATTTGATTTCTTGTCAAGAGTCAGATAAGAATAATACCACTCATGTTTgtcaaatatgaagctacagccagcggccggttagcttagcttagcataaacactggaaacaaggagaaacagctagcctggctctgtccagtgGTGACAAAATTCATCTACCGACACATCTAAAGCTAACAAATGAAAACTAtaaatcttgtttgtttaattcgtacaaaaaccaaaatgtaaaaaagaaaatttgctGTATTAATGTTAATTATGTATCAGATAGTTTTTTGGCTCAGAgctgttgctaggcaaccagcAGAGTCTCCAGGATGTTTCTGCTCgcagccaagaaatagtccagcaCACAGTCCATGTGGGTTTTATTACTCAGTCTGTGTAAGGATTAAACAAATGAGGTAAagccaagtggcaacctccagggcagaaaaatgaagctaacatGAAAGTGATGAATACAACATTTcctaaaatggccacttgaggctggctcaatagacccccatgttagaTCCCTCAACTTTACAGctgaaattaacatgtttacagcctggtacaaaaaaaacagttgctgtctctatagctaatttccctctCTATGACAACTATATGGGGTTTAATTTtacataactcacctgtttaaatatTATTGAGACTTAATGTTGGTTTGGTAATGTAACCATAGTGTAGCCATAGACTTAAGTTAGCCATAGCTGTCGCTGTTTCGGTGTGTTTTTAGACCATTAAAGTTAATTGTAATACATAGGTGGGCTAGAAAGTTTTGTGCAGCGTTTGGTTTTACTAAAAGATCCTCTAAGGAGTCAGATATCCGGTAAgttcatgttgtttttaatggttttaagcctgtttacTCTAGCgaacgttagcattagcattattacAGTTAACAATAGCTGTCAATGCaccgtgctaaccaagctagcagctagcaataCGCTTAGCTCCccttctggcttcaaaaataaaagatagCAACAGCTAAAAtaccaaacttgaggcttcaaaatggaagtccacaaaccagtgggtggcTATAAGTCCATTATTTTATTGAGCCTGTGGATAAAACGTGAAATTAGTGAACTGTACCATCCTTAAGACAACGTCAGGCTAGCTGCTTCTCCagtctgtatgctaagctaagctaaccggctgctAGCTGTGGCCCTGTCTTTGGCAGACAGATACAGGAGTGGCATTAATCTCCTTCTCTGACTATATTCCTGTTAATTTATTCCTGTAAAAATATGAACTGTCTGATGATACTTGTCTGGATTTAAGAACAATATGTTATGGCAGCTATTTTTACATGGCAGTAAATATTATCAGATATTTCTTGCAGTAAATGACTAATATGTCCTCAAGCATATGCTTTGAAGCTGTGTTTTCCATCCCACGCTCCATCTAAACAAATCTGAAAGGGCTTGAACCATGACATTGATATTCTGAAATATAGCCCCAACTGCCAGCATGTACAAGTCTTCCCAAGTCACGTTAATGTCTTGAGAAACCTGAGAGCAAATGGCTGCAACCACCCAGTACACTGCAGTTTTGAAATGGCTCCAGAGTTGAGAGGAGGATGTGCTGTGTCATCATACTGTGCAGCCATTATTAAACTATTTAAAACCCTATATTCTAAAGAGGTGACTGACATTTAATGTGAGGCGTTGTATAAATCAGACCCCTAACGTAAACAGCTGTTTAGATGTCT
This region of Epinephelus fuscoguttatus linkage group LG9, E.fuscoguttatus.final_Chr_v1 genomic DNA includes:
- the mid1ip1l gene encoding mid1-interacting protein 1-like, with protein sequence MMQISSDSASNKHSLINVMHRFIAAANNMDETIMVPSLLRDLPLEEQAPSEMEPNNNNQEPQCPNKQRDMYEHYLLLKSIKNDMEWGMLKKEMSSGASFLEMAVKQEEQQPVTGDLLPADNADLEDQFHYHLRGLFGVLSKLTMQADNLTNRYKREIGGGNFMR